TTCTGTAGTGATCAATATAGAATAACCCTCAGCGTGCATTCGCCGAGCGCGTTTGCAGGTTCGCTTGAGGGGGACATTTTTGAAACATCGCCTGATCTGGAGGAACTATGCACTCAGTTTTTATCGTCGGTGGTTCGGGTAAAGTGGCCCGAAGCCTTGCTCGACAACTGGCAGACCGAGGCCATCAACCACATTCGTTATACCGTCATGCGGAACAGGCCGAGGGACTCGAAGCACTCGGCGCCATCCCCGTTGCCGGTAACTTGCTTGACCTCGACACAGAGGCTCTGGCCAAGCTGATGGCGGGGAGTGATACCGTGGTATTCGCCGCGGGTGCCGGCGGCAAAGGCGGCGCGCAGATGACGGATGCCATCGACGGTCACGGCCTTGAGCTGTCCGTAGCCGCGGCTGAGTTGGCGGGCATTCAGCGCTTTATTCTTGTGTCGGCGTTTCCAGAGGCATCGCGTGGAAAATCAGTTTCCGAGACCTTCGAAAACTACATGGCCGTGAAAAAACGCGCCGATGTGCACTTGGCCGCAAGCGATCTAGATTGGGTCATTCTACGCCCCGGCACCTTGCTGGACTCACCCGGCAGTGGCAAGGTCCACGCTGGCCTGGCTATCCCCTATGGCGACGTGCCGCGCGACGATGTCGCCGCAGCCTTGTTGCAGATCATCGAACAGCCCGGCGTCAGTCGCGTCATTATCGAACTGACCCAAGGCAGCACACCGGTCAACGAGGCTATCCAGAGTTTTGTGCCGGATAGCACTCAAGCATGAACGAACCCACAACATTCAAGCTGCTACTGGTCGGCGCAAGCGGGCTGGTTGGCAGCCATGTACTGGATCTGGCCCTGTCGGATCCGCGCGTCGGCAAGGTCTACGCGCCAACACGCAAGACTTCGGCGGCGCACCCTAAACTCATCGCCACGCCCATCGATTTTGATCACTTGGACGAACAGGCTGATCGCTGGCAAGCAGATGCTGTGATCTGCACGCTGGGTACCACGCTTAAAACAGCTGGCTCCAGAGCAGCCTTCGAGCGAGTCGACCACACCTATCCATTGGCAGTGGCCAGGCTCGCACGCGCGCATGGAACGCCGACCTACGTGCTCAATTCGGCTATCGGCGCAGATGCGAGATCTTCGTTTTTCTATAACCAGGTCAAAGGCCGCCTGGAACAGGATCTGGCGAGGGTGGGGTTTGAATCGCTGACGTACGTGCGGCCGGGTGTCATCGGAGGCAAGCGTGAGGAGGTGCGCCATGCCGAGCGTGCACTGATCCGGATGCTCAAACTTGCATCGCCGCTGTTACCTGAACGCTGGCGTCTCAATCCCCCGGCGCTGATTGCGCGGGCATTGCTTGAAGCCGCGATCAGTCAGGAGCCTGGCATTCATGTGGTGCCATCGAGCAGCATGACCAAGCCTGCCGATCGAAACTAAGCCAACAAGCGTCGGCTCATATCAAGCGCAGCATCAAAAGGCTCGCGTGTTCTGTTGACCTTGACCAACAACGAGGCGCCCAGCCACATCTGGTAGAGCGCTTCAGCCAATATTGCTGAGTCAATCGACGCACTTATGGAGCCATCCGCTTTACCCTGCTCAACACAACGAACCATCCGCTCAATGATCAGGGCAGTACCCTTCTCAAGCACACCGCGCATGTTTTCGGACAGGTCACACACTTCCGCCCCCAATTTGACCACCAGGCATTTTTGATCGGTGTGATCAAACGCCTGTGTCTCGGCCCAATAGCGTAGATAGCTCAGCAGACGTTCGGCGCCGGAGCCCTCACTGGCCAACTGCACATCGACACGCGTGAGGTACTCGTCAAAGTACTCTTCGAGCAGCGCTTGGCCGAACTCGTCCTTTGATCGAAAGTAGTGATAGAACGACCCTTTAGGTACACCCGCTGCCGCGAGCAGCTCGGTAAGGCCGACGGCGGTGTAACCTTTCTGGGTCA
This genomic window from Pseudomonas sp. G.S.17 contains:
- a CDS encoding NAD(P)-binding oxidoreductase; the protein is MHSVFIVGGSGKVARSLARQLADRGHQPHSLYRHAEQAEGLEALGAIPVAGNLLDLDTEALAKLMAGSDTVVFAAGAGGKGGAQMTDAIDGHGLELSVAAAELAGIQRFILVSAFPEASRGKSVSETFENYMAVKKRADVHLAASDLDWVILRPGTLLDSPGSGKVHAGLAIPYGDVPRDDVAAALLQIIEQPGVSRVIIELTQGSTPVNEAIQSFVPDSTQA
- a CDS encoding TetR/AcrR family transcriptional regulator, giving the protein MKKPAHDMRQHIIDVARSLMTQKGYTAVGLTELLAAAGVPKGSFYHYFRSKDEFGQALLEEYFDEYLTRVDVQLASEGSGAERLLSYLRYWAETQAFDHTDQKCLVVKLGAEVCDLSENMRGVLEKGTALIIERMVRCVEQGKADGSISASIDSAILAEALYQMWLGASLLVKVNRTREPFDAALDMSRRLLA
- a CDS encoding NAD-dependent epimerase/dehydratase family protein, which gives rise to MNEPTTFKLLLVGASGLVGSHVLDLALSDPRVGKVYAPTRKTSAAHPKLIATPIDFDHLDEQADRWQADAVICTLGTTLKTAGSRAAFERVDHTYPLAVARLARAHGTPTYVLNSAIGADARSSFFYNQVKGRLEQDLARVGFESLTYVRPGVIGGKREEVRHAERALIRMLKLASPLLPERWRLNPPALIARALLEAAISQEPGIHVVPSSSMTKPADRN